Proteins from one Emys orbicularis isolate rEmyOrb1 chromosome 2, rEmyOrb1.hap1, whole genome shotgun sequence genomic window:
- the LOC135874974 gene encoding guanine nucleotide-binding protein G(I)/G(S)/G(O) subunit gamma-11, whose amino-acid sequence MPAINIEDLSEKDKLKMEVEQLRKEVKLERQPVSKCSEDIKNYIEERSGEDPLVKGIPEDRNPFKEKGGCVIA is encoded by the exons ATGCCGGCGATCAATATAGAGGATCTGAGCGAAAAGGATAAGCTGAAAATGGAAGTTGAGCAGCTCCGGAAAGAAGTGAAGTTGGAAAGACAACCG GTGTCCAAATGTTCTGAAGATATAAAGAACTACATTGAAGAAAGATCTGGAGAGGATCCTTTGGTCAAGGGTATTCCTGAAGACAGGAATCCCTTTAAAGAGAAAGGAGGCTGTGTCATTGCATGA
- the TFPI2 gene encoding tissue factor pathway inhibitor 2, translated as MNLSASLRSCLALGLLLLLEQVLGAPQALAAPNQEVCLLPPEEGPCRALIPRWYYNRYTQTCQEFTYGGCEGNANNFRSLESCEKSCWMIRKVPKICRLEADPGPCRGYLKRYFFNLSSMKCEKFIYGGCYGNDNNFQDEDSCVDYCLPQKTGPSLCYSPKDEGSCSASVTRYYYNSKSQSCEEFSYTGCGGNANNFVNEKDCYSICKKAGSKKPSFKKSRNKLPKTMRKLQEKI; from the exons ATGAACTTGTCTGCCAGCCTCCGGAGCTGCTTAGCGCtgggcttgctgctgctgctggagcaggttCTGGGCGCTCCCCAGGCGCTCGCAG CCCCAAACCAAGAGGTCTGCTTGCTGCCCCCAGAGGAAGGTCCCTGCCGGGCTCTCATCCCGAGGTGGTACTACAACAGGTACACTCAGACATGCCAGGAGTTCACTTACGGGGGCTGCGAGGGCAATGCCAACAACTTCCGAAGCTTGGAAAGCTGTGAGAAAAGCTGCTGGATGATCCGGA AAGTGCCCAAAATATGCAGGCTGGAGGCTGATCCAGGACCATGTAGAGGTTACCTAAAAAGATATTTCTTCAACCTGAGTTCAATGAAGTGTGAGAAATTTATCTATGGTGGATGCTATGGAAATGATAACAACTTCCAAGATGAAGATTCTTGTGTGGACTACTGTTTGCCTCAGAAAA ctggccCCTCATTATGCTATAGCCCAAAAGATGAAGGATCGTGTTCAGCTTCTGTGACCCGCTATTACTACAACTCAAAGAGTCAATCATGTGAAGAGTTCAGCTATACAGGTTGTGGTGGAAATGCCAATAACTTTGTTAATGAAAAAGATTGTTACAGTATCTGCAAGAAAg CAGGGAGTAAGAAACCAAGTTTCAAAAAGTCAAGAAATAAACTTCCCAAGACTATGAGAAAACTACAGGAAAAAATCTAA